The Oxyura jamaicensis isolate SHBP4307 breed ruddy duck chromosome 24, BPBGC_Ojam_1.0, whole genome shotgun sequence genome contains a region encoding:
- the C24H11orf52 gene encoding uncharacterized protein C11orf52 homolog isoform X2, whose amino-acid sequence MARTAPARRWRETRAGQTLPGSCRGPGSRKHGAVPGHKPLLLRGGGSDMGNRCSCGRPRNCLSLFKRKKEKQGTNVRHESQQHQPGRKAPTCENVPESPVYATVSKPKNMKQDDSIHYADIQVFTKVRERSAEEVKNLQMQNATEYATLNFPRPRLKYDSKNGTLV is encoded by the exons ATGGCACGCACGGCCCCGGCGCGGCGCTGGCGAGAAACCCGAGCCGGGCAGACACTCCCCGGGAGCTGCCGGGGGCCGGGAAGCAGGAAACACGGGGCTGTGCCCGGCCACAAGCCGCTCCTGCTGCGCGGAGGAGGGAGCGACATGGGCAACCGCTGCAGCTGCGGCCGCCCGCG GAACTGTCTTTcgctttttaaaaggaagaaggaaaagcaag gaacCAATGTGAGACATGAGAGCCAACAGCACCAGCCTGGCAGGAAG GCTCCAACGTGCGAAAATGTCCCGGAGTCTCCTGTCTACGCCACTGTGAGTAAACCCAAGAACATGAAGCAGGACGACAGCATTCATTACGCAGACATCCAGGTGTTCACCAAGGTCCGGGAGCGCTCTGCGGAGGAGGTGAAGAACTTACAGATGCAGAATGCCACAGAGTACGCCACCCTCAACTTCCCCCGGCCCAGGCTGAAATATGACAGTAAGAACGGGACCCTGGTTTAA
- the C24H11orf52 gene encoding uncharacterized protein C11orf52 homolog isoform X1, whose translation MQPHISPVDLFPAKAARVQGVPHSTSRAGARGAAQWVLAAPDTPPGTDAVPWGGAFGFACYESRGWGFSGLTSLSDFRNCLSLFKRKKEKQGTNVRHESQQHQPGRKAPTCENVPESPVYATVSKPKNMKQDDSIHYADIQVFTKVRERSAEEVKNLQMQNATEYATLNFPRPRLKYDSKNGTLV comes from the exons atgcagccCCACATCTCTCCCGTGGACCTTTTCCCTGCAAAAGCCGCTCGGGTTCAGGGGGTGCCTCATTccaccagcagggctggagcccgCGGAGCTGCTCAGTGGGTCCTGGCAGCCCCAGACACC CCCCCCGGCACGGATGCGGTACCCTGGGGTGGTGCATTTGGGTTTGCGTGTTAtgagagcagaggctggggctTCTCAGGGCTGACGTCTCTCTCTGATTTCAGGAACTGTCTTTcgctttttaaaaggaagaaggaaaagcaag gaacCAATGTGAGACATGAGAGCCAACAGCACCAGCCTGGCAGGAAG GCTCCAACGTGCGAAAATGTCCCGGAGTCTCCTGTCTACGCCACTGTGAGTAAACCCAAGAACATGAAGCAGGACGACAGCATTCATTACGCAGACATCCAGGTGTTCACCAAGGTCCGGGAGCGCTCTGCGGAGGAGGTGAAGAACTTACAGATGCAGAATGCCACAGAGTACGCCACCCTCAACTTCCCCCGGCCCAGGCTGAAATATGACAGTAAGAACGGGACCCTGGTTTAA